In Blastopirellula sediminis, the following proteins share a genomic window:
- a CDS encoding WD40 repeat domain-containing protein: protein MPHARLPLLLIALVALVGCGRAKPVKPAVPVTMPEDGGQAGTDFEASWTDAYAVAARQAASVATATPSPTPRTTAFSGSSSPTTPSRTTSPSTMTPSVTSPPVNTPSPVAQTPHVSNPIDIDQLAPTIEPLVLRVSMTKTDGSVVQGAGVVVAPNGVVLTAAGLLQDAVAGEVEFCNKQKTRVVGHFADPDADPSELAAITIDTHGHELEAISLNSAIGRSRTSAKMGDPLLLFDARGFPFSPQQVVVTSLTTKPRMRSGSSAPPRNYDQLTSSVESDLTQPGSPWFDRSGALIAITVQPSPADDQLHAVAINEIADQLAKLDIDDAAKYTGTPGPTPPPQKPRPAAQPATMQLPVESISAPTTIVNGSTSWTSRAGAPAVEVNTYSLIDKQQRFIRFAMSPDGKWGAVISTGGKIYVYDLRVKKLAAVITTSRGDYLDCAFFTYDDKLVTLRPRYGAGDRPLSCWDLRKLEMAGNWAVDVDAQKLAVPKNNLFIVVADARGSVMTTIFRNSQLTYYEKSPVVASHDGGGELTALAVDPLSQNIVLGFSDGKVSIMGAIGNRVRKLTEFEPHPGAAVRDIAFSADSQIMATCSDDGGVRFWEKWQADFRANPINLKEDGQAIHNVVLGYRGRLAIGASTKSGAVLWDTETKSVLDRFESTPPAIQVELSETAGKFAIVSEDGTVKIWPIKGPSR, encoded by the coding sequence ATGCCGCACGCACGTCTTCCGCTCCTCCTGATCGCGCTGGTCGCCCTCGTCGGTTGCGGGAGAGCCAAGCCGGTCAAACCGGCCGTTCCGGTCACCATGCCGGAAGATGGCGGCCAGGCCGGGACGGACTTTGAAGCGAGCTGGACCGACGCCTACGCCGTCGCCGCTCGTCAGGCGGCCAGCGTCGCCACCGCAACTCCCTCGCCAACTCCCCGCACCACCGCTTTCAGCGGCAGCAGTTCGCCGACGACGCCTTCGCGCACCACTTCGCCGTCGACGATGACGCCCTCCGTCACCAGTCCGCCGGTCAATACGCCGTCGCCGGTCGCACAAACGCCGCATGTTTCCAACCCGATCGACATCGACCAGTTGGCGCCGACGATCGAACCATTGGTCCTGCGGGTCTCGATGACGAAAACAGATGGTTCCGTCGTTCAAGGCGCCGGCGTCGTCGTCGCTCCGAACGGCGTCGTCCTCACTGCCGCAGGCTTGCTCCAAGACGCCGTCGCCGGCGAAGTGGAATTTTGCAACAAGCAGAAGACCCGCGTCGTCGGTCACTTCGCCGATCCCGACGCCGATCCCAGCGAATTGGCCGCCATCACGATCGACACGCATGGACACGAACTCGAAGCGATCAGCCTCAACTCGGCGATTGGCCGCTCGCGGACGTCGGCGAAAATGGGCGATCCCCTCCTTCTCTTCGACGCTCGCGGCTTTCCTTTCTCGCCGCAGCAAGTGGTCGTCACCAGCTTAACGACGAAGCCGCGAATGCGTAGCGGCAGCAGCGCACCGCCGCGCAACTACGATCAACTGACGTCAAGCGTCGAGTCTGACCTGACGCAGCCAGGCAGCCCCTGGTTTGATCGGAGCGGCGCCCTGATTGCGATCACCGTCCAGCCCTCCCCGGCCGACGACCAACTGCATGCGGTCGCCATCAACGAGATCGCCGATCAACTAGCGAAGCTCGATATCGACGACGCCGCCAAGTACACCGGAACGCCGGGGCCGACTCCTCCGCCGCAAAAGCCGCGTCCCGCCGCCCAGCCGGCCACGATGCAGCTGCCGGTCGAGTCAATTTCGGCTCCAACGACAATCGTCAACGGATCGACGAGCTGGACCAGTCGCGCCGGCGCCCCTGCGGTGGAGGTCAACACCTATTCGCTGATCGACAAGCAACAGCGATTCATCCGTTTCGCCATGTCGCCCGATGGAAAATGGGGAGCGGTGATCTCGACCGGCGGCAAGATCTACGTCTACGATCTCCGCGTGAAAAAACTCGCCGCGGTGATTACGACGTCGCGCGGCGATTATCTCGACTGCGCCTTTTTCACGTACGACGACAAGCTGGTGACGCTCCGTCCTCGCTATGGCGCCGGAGATCGACCGCTTAGCTGCTGGGACCTGCGCAAATTGGAAATGGCCGGCAACTGGGCGGTGGACGTCGACGCCCAAAAGCTCGCCGTTCCCAAGAACAACCTGTTTATCGTCGTCGCCGACGCCCGCGGTTCGGTGATGACGACCATCTTCCGCAATTCGCAACTCACCTATTACGAAAAGTCGCCGGTCGTGGCCAGCCACGACGGCGGCGGCGAGCTAACCGCCCTAGCGGTCGATCCGCTGAGTCAAAACATCGTTCTCGGATTCAGCGACGGCAAAGTCAGCATCATGGGAGCGATCGGCAATCGCGTCCGCAAACTGACCGAGTTTGAACCGCATCCCGGCGCCGCCGTTCGCGACATCGCGTTCAGCGCTGACTCCCAAATCATGGCGACTTGCAGTGATGACGGCGGCGTTCGCTTTTGGGAGAAATGGCAAGCCGATTTCCGCGCTAATCCGATCAACCTGAAAGAAGATGGCCAAGCGATCCACAACGTCGTATTAGGATATCGCGGACGTTTGGCGATCGGCGCTTCGACCAAGTCGGGCGCCGTCCTCTGGGACACCGAAACGAAGAGCGTGCTCGATCGATTCGAATCGACGCCGCCGGCGATTCAGGTAGAGCTGAGCGAAACGGCCGGCAAGTTCGCCATCGTTTCGGAGGACGGCACGGTCAAGATCTGGCCGATCAAAGGCCCCAGTCGTTAG
- a CDS encoding putative quinol monooxygenase, translating to MIHVIATIELEPGLRNQFLSAFHELVPLVHAEKGCIEYGPTVDVETGLGPQLPLREDVVTVVEKWETIEDLKAHLAAPHMDDYRQKVHEIVKGMQIQVLKPA from the coding sequence ATGATTCACGTAATCGCGACGATCGAATTGGAACCTGGGCTGCGAAACCAGTTTTTGTCGGCGTTTCACGAGCTTGTTCCGCTGGTGCACGCGGAAAAGGGCTGCATCGAATATGGTCCGACCGTCGACGTCGAAACCGGACTCGGCCCCCAACTGCCGCTCCGCGAAGATGTGGTCACCGTCGTCGAAAAATGGGAGACGATCGAAGACCTCAAAGCCCACCTCGCCGCTCCTCACATGGACGACTATCGCCAAAAAGTGCACGAAATCGTCAAGGGGATGCAAATCCAGGTCCTGAAGCCGGCCTAA
- a CDS encoding XdhC family protein: protein MRDLQRHFRQAISAGQQVVVCRLVETRGSTPQKPGAAMLIYPDGAQAGTLGGGCVEAEVRREALRILSQGTPELLTFQLDSDYGWDDGLICGGRMKVLLEPFGNDLATRDYYQRLFVVAEEGGTEAIRIDGESHELRLFDADGQLIASLRCDSDSDLAEISAGIEPLAQRPRPRVQNGIAYLPYAARCRLIIVGGGHVGKAVAALAQEADFDIVVCDDREEYVTEERFLTAQQRIVGKLDVTLPQIEIGVRDFCLIVTRGHNHDEEALFRLIDRGAAYLGMIGSRRKIRLIYDDLREQGISDESLAAVFAPVGVDIGSQTVPEIAISIVAQLISVRNLGAARTRELAELKLSHGSA, encoded by the coding sequence ATGCGCGATCTGCAGCGTCACTTCCGTCAGGCGATCAGCGCCGGCCAACAGGTCGTCGTTTGTCGTCTGGTTGAGACGCGCGGCTCGACTCCGCAAAAGCCGGGCGCCGCGATGCTGATCTATCCTGACGGCGCGCAAGCCGGCACGTTGGGGGGCGGCTGCGTCGAAGCGGAAGTCCGTCGCGAGGCGTTGCGCATTTTGTCGCAGGGGACGCCAGAGCTGTTGACGTTCCAGCTTGATTCCGACTACGGTTGGGACGACGGGCTGATCTGCGGCGGGCGTATGAAGGTGTTGCTCGAACCTTTTGGGAACGACCTCGCGACGCGTGATTATTACCAGCGGCTGTTCGTCGTTGCGGAGGAGGGGGGAACGGAGGCGATTCGCATCGATGGCGAGTCGCACGAACTTCGCTTGTTCGACGCCGACGGGCAGCTGATCGCCTCTCTGCGCTGCGATTCCGATTCTGACTTGGCTGAGATTTCCGCCGGTATCGAACCGCTTGCCCAGCGGCCGCGACCGCGCGTTCAGAATGGAATTGCGTATCTTCCTTATGCGGCGCGATGTCGCTTGATCATCGTTGGCGGCGGACATGTCGGCAAAGCGGTTGCGGCCCTTGCGCAAGAGGCCGATTTCGACATTGTCGTTTGTGATGATCGAGAGGAATACGTTACGGAGGAGCGGTTTCTCACGGCGCAGCAGCGGATCGTCGGGAAGCTGGACGTCACGTTGCCGCAGATCGAGATTGGCGTTCGCGACTTTTGTCTGATCGTTACCCGCGGGCACAATCATGACGAAGAAGCCCTCTTTCGCTTGATTGATCGTGGCGCCGCGTACCTCGGCATGATCGGCAGCCGCCGCAAGATTCGTTTGATCTACGACGACTTGCGGGAACAAGGAATCTCAGACGAGTCGCTCGCCGCGGTTTTCGCTCCGGTCGGCGTTGATATCGGTTCGCAAACGGTGCCGGAGATCGCGATCAGCATCGTCGCCCAGTTGATCTCGGTGCGCAACTTGGGAGCGGCGCGGACGCGTGAGCTGGCCGAACTGAAGTTGTCGCATGGATCGGCGTAG
- a CDS encoding nucleotidyltransferase family protein, whose product MDRRSFRSFAIIPAAGRSRRMGSDKLLLPYEGRPIIDRVIDAWRDGGVDEIVVVVRADHTPLLQHLQQHDVRVAASEVPLPEMIDSVRAGLRYIAQEFSPQDGDAWLLAPADLPTLDSQAIGKLLDAYVPATCPILAATYEDRRSHPVLFPWRMVAQVEKLPPAGTIRDLFTENRWRAVPMTLARPRDVDLPSDLPGSERKSEK is encoded by the coding sequence ATGGATCGGCGTAGTTTTCGCAGCTTTGCGATTATCCCGGCGGCGGGACGAAGCCGGCGGATGGGGAGCGACAAGCTGCTTTTGCCGTACGAAGGACGCCCGATCATTGATCGGGTGATCGACGCGTGGCGCGACGGCGGAGTCGATGAGATCGTCGTCGTGGTGCGAGCCGATCACACGCCGCTGCTGCAGCATCTGCAACAACATGACGTGCGGGTGGCGGCGAGCGAAGTTCCCCTACCGGAAATGATCGACTCGGTCCGCGCAGGTCTGCGGTATATTGCCCAGGAATTCTCCCCACAAGACGGTGATGCCTGGCTGCTGGCGCCGGCCGACTTGCCGACGCTCGACAGCCAGGCGATCGGCAAATTGCTTGACGCCTACGTTCCCGCAACGTGCCCGATCTTGGCGGCGACTTATGAAGATCGCCGGAGTCACCCGGTCCTTTTCCCGTGGCGGATGGTTGCGCAGGTCGAGAAATTGCCGCCGGCAGGGACGATTCGCGATTTGTTCACGGAAAATAGGTGGCGCGCCGTGCCGATGACGCTAGCCCGGCCGCGCGACGTCGACCTGCCGAGCGATTTACCCGGGAGCGAAAGAAAATCGGAAAAATAG
- a CDS encoding ABC transporter ATP-binding protein, with protein sequence MIELKDFGKDYGTFTAVECLNLKIEAGEMFGFIGPNGAGKSTSIRYLATLLKATRGGGTVNGYSVAKEPMNVRHSVGYMPDNFGVYDGMKVWEFLDFFAVAYGIPRTRRKAVITDVLELLDLTYKRNDFVNGLSRGMKQRLCLAKTLVHDPPVLILDEPASGLDPRARLEVKALLKELRKMGKTILISSHILVELADCCTSVGIIERGQLLMHGPIEDVYRRIRKNRILQIKVIDNFDAALSIVRSEPSCVDVDIEADRNMITCELQTDDNGVAGLLNKLLANQVKVRSYAEKDPTLEDVFMMVTKGLVT encoded by the coding sequence ATGATCGAGCTGAAAGACTTCGGCAAAGACTACGGTACGTTTACCGCCGTCGAGTGCCTGAATCTGAAAATCGAAGCTGGCGAAATGTTCGGCTTTATCGGCCCCAATGGCGCCGGGAAAAGCACCAGCATTCGTTACCTGGCGACGCTGCTCAAAGCGACGCGCGGCGGCGGTACGGTCAACGGCTATTCGGTCGCCAAAGAGCCGATGAACGTCCGGCACAGCGTCGGCTACATGCCGGACAACTTCGGCGTCTACGACGGGATGAAGGTCTGGGAGTTCCTCGACTTCTTCGCGGTCGCCTACGGCATTCCCCGCACGCGCCGCAAAGCGGTCATCACCGACGTGCTGGAACTGCTCGACCTGACCTACAAACGCAACGACTTCGTCAACGGTCTGTCGCGCGGGATGAAGCAGCGGCTCTGCCTGGCGAAGACGCTGGTGCATGATCCCCCGGTTCTGATTCTCGATGAACCGGCGAGCGGTCTCGATCCTCGCGCTCGCTTGGAAGTGAAGGCGCTCTTAAAAGAACTGCGGAAGATGGGAAAGACGATTCTCATCTCCAGCCATATTCTGGTCGAACTGGCCGACTGCTGCACCTCGGTCGGCATCATCGAACGTGGTCAATTGCTGATGCACGGCCCGATCGAAGACGTTTATCGCCGCATTCGCAAGAACCGAATTCTGCAGATCAAGGTGATCGACAACTTCGACGCCGCCCTGTCGATCGTGCGGAGCGAACCCTCTTGCGTCGACGTCGATATCGAAGCCGATCGCAACATGATCACCTGCGAACTGCAAACCGACGACAACGGCGTCGCCGGCTTGCTGAACAAACTGCTCGCCAACCAGGTCAAAGTCCGCAGCTACGCGGAGAAAGACCCTACGTTGGAAGACGTCTTTATGATGGTGACCAAAGGTTTGGTGACGTAG
- the coaD gene encoding pantetheine-phosphate adenylyltransferase produces the protein MSEKNPKVAVYTGSFDPVTLGHLNLIERSSRLVDRLIIGIGTNDQKVGLFTPDERVELVRRVTKHVPNVEVLHFSGLAVDFVRSVGARAMIRGIRPLTDIAGEFTMMMANRKLDPGIETVFLMADEEYGHVSSSLLKQITPLAGDEQLAKFVPAEIIPDVRSKIPSA, from the coding sequence ATGTCTGAGAAAAACCCCAAAGTCGCCGTCTACACCGGTTCGTTCGATCCGGTGACGCTTGGCCATTTGAATTTGATCGAGCGGAGCAGCCGCCTGGTCGATCGTTTGATCATCGGCATCGGCACCAACGATCAGAAGGTGGGACTCTTTACGCCTGACGAACGGGTTGAGCTCGTCCGCCGCGTCACCAAGCATGTGCCGAACGTCGAAGTGCTGCACTTTTCCGGTCTGGCGGTCGACTTCGTTCGCTCGGTCGGCGCCCGGGCGATGATCCGCGGCATTCGTCCTTTGACCGACATCGCCGGCGAATTCACGATGATGATGGCCAACCGCAAGCTCGATCCCGGCATCGAGACCGTCTTCCTGATGGCGGACGAAGAGTACGGCCACGTCTCCAGCTCGCTGCTGAAGCAGATCACGCCGCTGGCGGGCGACGAGCAGCTCGCGAAGTTCGTCCCGGCCGAGATCATTCCGGACGTTCGCAGCAAAATCCCGTCGGCCTAG
- a CDS encoding alpha/beta hydrolase family protein, with translation MPIRTIAVGIVLLTLAIVSADAYAVDLSVAIGQSFPATDTLADINEENADARACLEGLCWPRVKFAVDVEAAQPGKGDALVRFPSPRETGSEVNDRVAMQWYAARGEDGRAIKAPAVIVVHESGSGMTVGQLMAKGLRNQGLHTFMIQLPGYGLRKQNGVKDDGTGFLIRMKQAVADVRRARDAVAALPLVDAEHIAVQGTSLGGFVASDAAALDAGFDSVFLLLSGGDLNDIIHNGEREAAKVRERLEAAGIRGEQLAQLVGEIEPLRIAHRLNPERTWLYNGTYDNVVPLKNGVALAAAARLQPEHHVRMTANHYSGVIFIPYVLEHIRNGIDTADRLDMPPMNN, from the coding sequence ATGCCGATTCGCACAATCGCGGTAGGAATTGTCCTCCTCACGCTGGCGATCGTTTCGGCCGACGCCTATGCCGTCGACCTGTCGGTCGCCATCGGTCAGTCGTTTCCGGCGACCGATACGCTGGCCGACATTAACGAAGAAAACGCCGACGCGCGGGCTTGTCTCGAAGGTCTTTGCTGGCCGCGGGTCAAATTCGCCGTCGACGTCGAAGCGGCTCAGCCGGGCAAGGGAGACGCCCTCGTCCGGTTTCCTTCTCCCCGCGAGACCGGCAGCGAAGTCAACGATCGCGTCGCGATGCAGTGGTACGCCGCTCGGGGCGAAGATGGTCGTGCGATCAAAGCGCCGGCCGTCATCGTCGTCCACGAGTCAGGGAGCGGGATGACCGTCGGGCAGTTGATGGCCAAGGGGCTCCGCAATCAGGGGCTCCACACCTTCATGATCCAGCTCCCCGGCTATGGCCTGCGCAAACAGAACGGCGTGAAAGATGACGGGACCGGGTTTCTGATCCGGATGAAGCAAGCGGTCGCCGACGTTCGCCGGGCTCGCGACGCCGTTGCGGCGCTGCCGCTGGTCGACGCCGAGCATATCGCCGTCCAAGGAACAAGCCTGGGCGGATTCGTCGCCAGCGATGCGGCGGCTCTCGACGCCGGTTTCGACAGCGTCTTCCTCCTCCTCTCCGGCGGCGATCTAAACGACATCATCCACAATGGCGAACGAGAAGCGGCCAAAGTTCGCGAGAGATTAGAAGCGGCCGGGATCCGCGGCGAGCAGCTTGCCCAACTGGTTGGCGAGATCGAACCGCTCCGCATCGCCCATCGTTTGAACCCAGAGCGGACCTGGCTTTACAACGGCACGTATGACAACGTCGTTCCGCTGAAAAATGGAGTCGCCTTGGCCGCAGCGGCCCGTCTACAGCCGGAGCATCATGTCCGCATGACCGCCAACCATTACTCCGGCGTCATCTTCATTCCGTACGTGCTGGAACATATCCGCAACGGAATTGATACGGCCGATCGTCTCGACATGCCGCCGATGAACAACTAG
- the tatC gene encoding twin-arginine translocase subunit TatC encodes MAKKINDDLFEGSAMTFGEHLEELRSALFKSILWLAVGLAIGLLVADRAMDAIQKPVKEALVQYNQKRTLMRLQNQLRKETGSDVISPEDEARLKEIAQENTWSPEIIYIEPTELKRVSELKGVPWGTSAEPEQTPTDEEPQEEPKKDPGSESTETTEESPEVTETIQEMAIVPKMKPVPMITWKPTETSLTALKVEEVFMIWLKAGLVCGAIIASPGIFWHIWSFVAAGLYPHEKKYVWIYLPFSLGLFFGGAALAYFYVFAPVLEFLFSFNLSLGIDPDPRISEWMSFALLLPLGFGISFQLPLVMLLLNRVGLVEVKSYTEHWRIAILVICVLSALLTPADPLSMLLLAIPLSFLYFGGIGLCLWMPGRRAPMAPIR; translated from the coding sequence ATGGCGAAGAAGATCAATGATGACCTGTTCGAAGGGTCGGCGATGACCTTCGGGGAACACCTCGAAGAGCTCCGTTCCGCATTGTTCAAATCGATTCTCTGGCTGGCCGTCGGTCTCGCGATCGGCCTGTTGGTCGCCGATCGGGCGATGGACGCGATCCAAAAGCCGGTCAAAGAGGCGCTCGTCCAATACAACCAAAAGCGGACCCTGATGCGGCTGCAAAACCAGCTGCGCAAGGAGACCGGCAGCGACGTCATTTCTCCCGAAGACGAAGCGAGACTGAAAGAGATCGCCCAGGAAAATACCTGGTCCCCCGAAATCATCTACATCGAACCGACCGAGCTGAAGCGCGTTTCAGAGCTGAAGGGAGTCCCCTGGGGAACGAGCGCTGAGCCGGAGCAGACTCCGACCGACGAAGAGCCCCAAGAAGAACCGAAAAAAGATCCCGGTTCCGAGTCGACCGAAACGACCGAGGAAAGTCCGGAGGTGACGGAAACGATCCAAGAGATGGCGATCGTCCCGAAGATGAAACCGGTTCCGATGATCACCTGGAAGCCGACCGAAACGTCGCTGACCGCGCTGAAAGTCGAGGAAGTTTTCATGATCTGGCTCAAAGCGGGCCTGGTCTGCGGGGCGATCATCGCCAGCCCCGGCATCTTCTGGCATATCTGGAGCTTCGTCGCGGCAGGCCTTTATCCGCACGAAAAGAAATATGTCTGGATCTACCTGCCATTTAGCCTGGGGCTCTTTTTCGGCGGCGCCGCGCTCGCCTATTTCTACGTCTTCGCCCCGGTGCTCGAATTTTTGTTCAGCTTTAACCTGTCGCTGGGGATCGACCCTGATCCGCGGATTAGCGAGTGGATGAGCTTCGCGTTGCTCCTCCCCCTCGGGTTCGGGATTAGCTTCCAATTGCCGCTGGTCATGCTTTTGCTAAACCGAGTCGGACTTGTCGAGGTAAAGTCTTATACCGAGCATTGGCGCATCGCCATTTTGGTGATCTGCGTCCTCTCGGCGTTGTTGACCCCGGCCGATCCGCTCAGCATGCTTTTGCTGGCGATTCCCTTGTCGTTCCTGTACTTTGGCGGCATCGGCCTTTGCCTTTGGATGCCTGGTCGCCGGGCTCCCATGGCGCCGATTCGCTAA
- a CDS encoding type I phosphomannose isomerase catalytic subunit: MTLDYPLRFVPKFRQYIWGGRRLGTELGKPIGEEGVFAESWEVVDHGEDQSVVSHGPLQGKTLGELVALFGEQLFGRRPVPPQFPLLFKFLDANTDLSIQVHPDDQQGALLDPPDLGKTEAWVIMDAEPGARMFVGLKEGVDRTALAKATAENRVIELMHIIEPQPGDCVYIPARTVHALGKGLLVAEIQQSSNTTYRLFDWNRRDAAGNSRPLHIEQSLETIDFAKGPVALQTPQVVEPGVERLVECDKFVLDRLLIAEPHSVGGDERFHILSVLSGSVAVQHPTHPLQLRKGETILLPAASAAVTLVPDGQTTLLDMYLP, from the coding sequence ATGACGCTCGATTACCCGCTCCGGTTTGTACCGAAGTTCCGCCAGTACATCTGGGGAGGTCGGCGACTCGGAACGGAATTGGGCAAACCGATCGGCGAGGAAGGGGTTTTCGCCGAGAGTTGGGAGGTGGTCGACCATGGCGAAGACCAAAGCGTCGTCTCTCACGGGCCGCTGCAAGGAAAAACTTTGGGAGAGTTGGTCGCTTTATTTGGCGAGCAACTCTTCGGGCGGCGCCCAGTCCCGCCGCAGTTCCCGCTCCTCTTCAAATTCCTAGACGCCAACACCGACCTCTCGATCCAGGTCCACCCTGACGATCAGCAAGGGGCGCTGCTTGATCCTCCCGATCTTGGCAAGACCGAGGCCTGGGTCATCATGGACGCCGAGCCGGGCGCTCGGATGTTCGTTGGACTGAAAGAAGGCGTTGATCGGACGGCGCTGGCGAAAGCGACCGCCGAGAACCGCGTCATCGAACTGATGCACATCATCGAGCCGCAGCCCGGCGACTGCGTCTACATTCCGGCCCGGACGGTGCACGCCCTCGGCAAAGGCTTGCTGGTCGCCGAGATCCAGCAGTCGAGCAACACGACCTATCGGCTGTTCGACTGGAACCGCCGCGACGCCGCCGGCAATTCACGTCCGCTGCACATTGAACAATCGCTGGAAACGATCGACTTCGCCAAAGGCCCGGTCGCGCTGCAAACGCCGCAAGTCGTCGAACCGGGCGTCGAACGCCTGGTCGAGTGCGACAAGTTCGTGCTCGATCGACTCTTGATCGCCGAGCCCCACTCGGTCGGCGGCGACGAGCGGTTTCATATCCTTTCCGTTCTGTCCGGATCGGTCGCCGTCCAGCATCCGACGCATCCGCTGCAGCTGCGAAAGGGAGAGACGATTCTACTTCCGGCTGCGAGTGCGGCGGTAACGCTGGTACCTGATGGTCAGACGACCCTGTTGGATATGTACCTGCCGTAA